A DNA window from Limanda limanda chromosome 6, fLimLim1.1, whole genome shotgun sequence contains the following coding sequences:
- the scn4ba gene encoding sodium channel, voltage-gated, type IV, beta a, with product MASMDRSGDVLHAGLAVVLLLGVWSVGGLEVSTGKVSSIEAMNGSTVLIPCTYSSCIGIKDLFFNWHYNDNGTMLKLCEGEIPMEGVEPRGLSVYHERVEFVGSSKGNNISILLWNITFEDQGEYICFARNPKEKNRNHSATFTLIVVDELREIDSSLTVVIVSVLGGVFGLVIFLMVVKGLVVNFLLDGGDKNKECLVNSGNDNTENGLSGAKADTKGTPKA from the exons ATGGCGTCAATGGACCGATCAGGGGATGTACTTCACGCTGGCCTGGCAGTTGTACTGCTGCTCG GGGTATGGAGTGTTGGTGGACTGGAGGTATCGACAGGTAAAGTGTCTTCAATCGAAGCAATGAACGGCTCCACGGTTCTGATTCCCTGCACATACTCCTCCTGCATCGGCATCAAAGACCTCTTCTTCAACTGGCATTATAATGACAATGGAACCATGCTCAAG ttgtgtgaaGGAGAGATCCCAATGGAGGGCGTGGAGCCCAGAGGGCTCAGTGTGTACCATGAACGTGTGGAGTTTGTCGGCTCCTCAAAGGGCAACAACATCTCCATCCTGCTGTGGAACATCACCTTTGAAGATCAGGGAGAGTACATCTGTTTCGCCCGGAACCCGAAAGAGAAGAACCGCAACCACAGCGCTACCTTCACTCTGATAGTGGTGGACGAAC tGAGGGAGATTGACAGCAGTTTGACGGTCGTCATCGTCTCTGTGCTGGGTGGAGTCTTTGGCCTAGTTATCTTCCTCATGGTGGTAAAAGGCTTGGTTGTTAACTTCCTGCTGGATGGCGGTGACAAAAA TAAAGAGTGCCTGGTGAACTCAGGGAACGACAACACAGAAAATGGACTTTCAGGAGCCAAAGCCGACACCAAAGGGACACCAAAAGCATGA